A stretch of the Neodiprion lecontei isolate iyNeoLeco1 chromosome 4, iyNeoLeco1.1, whole genome shotgun sequence genome encodes the following:
- the LOC107219567 gene encoding uncharacterized protein LOC107219567 — translation MASAWRATVPITPQMIRVVVKELQTRRAYISSALIASHLRRCYPIDNDPNALKKELNEKLNCAVSVGLIARCGDDKYSIPTLRQQASLDKTAFTAFWNTFYRSSKNYLYPQIRRPQEEWQLYEF, via the exons ATGGCATCAG CTTGGAGAGCCACAGTTCCTATTACTCCGCAGATGATTCGTGTTGTTGTTAAAGAGTTGCAAACAAGAAGAGCATACATTAGTTCTGCCCTGATTGCCAGCCATTTGCGACGCTGTTATCCTATAGACAATGATCCAAATGCACTGAAGAAAGAGttaaatgaaaagttgaattgTGCTGTAAGTGTTGGACTGATTGCAAGGTGTGGAGATGATAAATATTCTATACCTACGCTGCGCCAACAAGCAAGCTTGGATAAAACTGCTTTCACTGCATTTTGGAATACATTTTACAGA AGTAGCAAGAACTACCTTTACCCTCAAATACGGAGACCACAGGAGGAGTGGCAGCTCtatgaattttaa
- the LOC107219580 gene encoding COMM domain-containing protein 5 — MSTTFQAQISCLGSKTKYLAELKKPVIRPLIQLAVKSIQRDHIEEGVLDRICEKYNVTQENIDQWYSAVLKILHTHLRYPSGSVKPAEFKECLQDLKLSPDCIEDLSTVAYGQRRVVLVNELLYITKFYPHIKSCRWRIDINISSSVLSRIMEPSIIMEWTLSSGECKMFELSMAKFHQLRHAVASLLREIQIFERRNTFKNYSTSSIEMK; from the exons ATGTCAACAACCTTTCAAGCCCAAATTTCCTGCTTAGGGAGCAAAACTAAATACTTGGCAGAGCTTAAGAAGCCGGTTATTCGCCCCTTGATACAAC ttgcTGTCAAGTCGATTCAAAGAGATCACATCGAAGAAGGAGTGCTGGATAgaatatgtgaaaaatataatgttaCCCAGGAAAATATCGACCAATGGTATAGTGcggttttaaaaattttacacacacaTCTGCGTTATCCATCGGGCTCTGTTAAACCTGCAGAATTCAAAGAATGTCTTCAAGATTtaaa ATTGTCGCCCGATTGCATAGAAGATTTATCCACTGTTGCTTATGGCCAAAGAAGAGTAGTTCTAGTTAATGAATTACTATACATCACCAAGTTTTATCCACATATAAAATCGTGTCGATGGAGAATAGACATTAACATTTCCTCGAG CGTCTTATCGAGAATCATGGAACCAAGTATTATAATGGAATGGACATTAAGCTCAGGCGAGTGCAAAATGTTTGAATTATCCATGGCCAAATTTCATCAACTTAGACACGCAGTAGCCAGCCTACTGAGAGAGATTCAAATCTTTGAACGGCGCAAtacattcaaaaattattccacCTCTAGtatagaaatgaaataa